One window from the genome of Diospyros lotus cultivar Yz01 chromosome 11, ASM1463336v1, whole genome shotgun sequence encodes:
- the LOC127813120 gene encoding probable inactive shikimate kinase like 2, chloroplastic isoform X2 has protein sequence MSTAASTALCFFSCANPTKPSEFPPPTFPLFLSKPNSSSIPSRLCSSIPRLASTLFARPDRVSCRSASIVSTNPTHSEFLDGSTEVELRLELGGHEIQSYRDIIVDADESSLAIRVQQSGSLRTLMETACLFNKIKPAETIWYMDDDQLVVNLKKQDPDLKWPDIIESWESLTVGVLQLLKGTSIYLVGDSTEINEKIARELAIGLGYTPLNTKELLETYTEQTIDSWVIAEGSDSVAAAECAILESLSSHVRSVVATLGGQYGAAGQTDKWRHLYAGFTVWLSQSEATDDESAKEEARRNVQDGSQAYSKADVVVKLGGWDPNYSKSVAQASLSALKQLILSDKKLPGKKSLYIRLGCRGDWPNIKPPGWDPSAGVDPSPTS, from the exons ATGTCTACTGCTGCTTCTACTGCTCTATGCTTTTTCTCTTGTGCAAACCCAACCAAACCCTCCGAATTTCCGCCTCCAACCTTCCCTCTATTTCTTTCCAAGCCCAATTCTTCTTCCATCCCAAGTCGTCTTTGTTCCTCAATTCCCCGTTTGGCTTCAACCCTTTTCGCCAGACCCGATCGCGTTTCCTGTAGAAGCGCTTCAATCGTCTCCACGAACCCCACCCATTCTGAG TTTTTGGATGGTTCCACTGAGGTAGAattgagattagaacttggggGCCATGAGATACAAAGTTATAGAGATATAATCGTGGATGCGGATGAGAGCTCTTTAGCAATCAGAGTACAACAATCTGGGTCTCTCAGGACTCTGATGGAGACTGCTTGTCTCTTCAACAAGATTAAGCCTGCTGAAACAATATG GTATATGGATGATGACCAACTGGTTGTTAATTTGAAGAAACAAGATCCTGATTTGAAATGGCCTGACATCATTGAGTCTTGGGAGTCCCTGACAGTAGGAGTTTTGCAACTCTTGAAAGGAACATCAATCTATTTAGTTGGGGATTCAACTGAGATCAATGAAAAAATTGCTCGAGAACTAGCTATTGGTCTGGG GTATACACCACTTAATACAAAAGAGCTGCTGGAAACATATACCGAGCAAACAATTGATTCAT GGGTGATTGCTGAGGGGTCCGACTCTGTTGCAGCAGCAGAATGTGCAATATTAGAGAGCCTCAGTAG TCATGTCCGTTCTGTCGTTGCAACATTAGGAGGGCAGTATGGTGCTGCTGGACAAACCGATAAATGGCGGCATCTTTATGCAGGATTTACTGTTTGGCTTTCTCAGTCTGAAGCAACAG ATGATGAATCAGCAAAGGAGGAGGCTAGGAGGAACGTCCAGGATGGCAGTCAAGCTTACTCCAAAGCCGATGTGGTAGTCAAGCTTGGAGGCTGGGATCCCAACTACTCTAAATCTGTTGCTCAGGCTTCCTTGAGCGCCCTCAAACAGTTGATCCTGTCAGATAAAAAGCTCCCAG GTAAGAAAAGTTTGTATATAAGGCTGGGATGTCGAGGTGATTGGCCAAACATCAAACCACCCGGTTGGGACCCCTCAGCTGGGGTTGATCCTTCTCCCACGTCATAG
- the LOC127813120 gene encoding probable inactive shikimate kinase like 2, chloroplastic isoform X1 encodes MSTAASTALCFFSCANPTKPSEFPPPTFPLFLSKPNSSSIPSRLCSSIPRLASTLFARPDRVSCRSASIVSTNPTHSEVVLQFLDGSTEVELRLELGGHEIQSYRDIIVDADESSLAIRVQQSGSLRTLMETACLFNKIKPAETIWYMDDDQLVVNLKKQDPDLKWPDIIESWESLTVGVLQLLKGTSIYLVGDSTEINEKIARELAIGLGYTPLNTKELLETYTEQTIDSWVIAEGSDSVAAAECAILESLSSHVRSVVATLGGQYGAAGQTDKWRHLYAGFTVWLSQSEATDDESAKEEARRNVQDGSQAYSKADVVVKLGGWDPNYSKSVAQASLSALKQLILSDKKLPGKKSLYIRLGCRGDWPNIKPPGWDPSAGVDPSPTS; translated from the exons ATGTCTACTGCTGCTTCTACTGCTCTATGCTTTTTCTCTTGTGCAAACCCAACCAAACCCTCCGAATTTCCGCCTCCAACCTTCCCTCTATTTCTTTCCAAGCCCAATTCTTCTTCCATCCCAAGTCGTCTTTGTTCCTCAATTCCCCGTTTGGCTTCAACCCTTTTCGCCAGACCCGATCGCGTTTCCTGTAGAAGCGCTTCAATCGTCTCCACGAACCCCACCCATTCTGAG GTTGTGTTGCAGTTTTTGGATGGTTCCACTGAGGTAGAattgagattagaacttggggGCCATGAGATACAAAGTTATAGAGATATAATCGTGGATGCGGATGAGAGCTCTTTAGCAATCAGAGTACAACAATCTGGGTCTCTCAGGACTCTGATGGAGACTGCTTGTCTCTTCAACAAGATTAAGCCTGCTGAAACAATATG GTATATGGATGATGACCAACTGGTTGTTAATTTGAAGAAACAAGATCCTGATTTGAAATGGCCTGACATCATTGAGTCTTGGGAGTCCCTGACAGTAGGAGTTTTGCAACTCTTGAAAGGAACATCAATCTATTTAGTTGGGGATTCAACTGAGATCAATGAAAAAATTGCTCGAGAACTAGCTATTGGTCTGGG GTATACACCACTTAATACAAAAGAGCTGCTGGAAACATATACCGAGCAAACAATTGATTCAT GGGTGATTGCTGAGGGGTCCGACTCTGTTGCAGCAGCAGAATGTGCAATATTAGAGAGCCTCAGTAG TCATGTCCGTTCTGTCGTTGCAACATTAGGAGGGCAGTATGGTGCTGCTGGACAAACCGATAAATGGCGGCATCTTTATGCAGGATTTACTGTTTGGCTTTCTCAGTCTGAAGCAACAG ATGATGAATCAGCAAAGGAGGAGGCTAGGAGGAACGTCCAGGATGGCAGTCAAGCTTACTCCAAAGCCGATGTGGTAGTCAAGCTTGGAGGCTGGGATCCCAACTACTCTAAATCTGTTGCTCAGGCTTCCTTGAGCGCCCTCAAACAGTTGATCCTGTCAGATAAAAAGCTCCCAG GTAAGAAAAGTTTGTATATAAGGCTGGGATGTCGAGGTGATTGGCCAAACATCAAACCACCCGGTTGGGACCCCTCAGCTGGGGTTGATCCTTCTCCCACGTCATAG